The following coding sequences are from one Pseudonocardia sp. EC080619-01 window:
- a CDS encoding ABC transporter permease: MSTGTESRTGIGSDTGTTPGPVAGTGSGPAAPPVRRRRVLRAVGPAALFVVLAAAGWQLMAVVVDSVLVPGVGDIAGELAGIVVDGSFAQELGITVLRVALGFALAFVVAVAAGIAMGRNEFVQRFGEPAVLLGLTIPGLVWALLCVIWFGVGLANPVIAVALSSAPALALTIYQGVRSVDPDLLEMAHVYRFSRTTRLRRLWLPALAPSLFAGARLGLSLGWKVIVLVEVFGMSSGVGYQLNNAFAEQNVAAVLAWTLLFAVMAVLEYGVLQGLERRAGRWRKAVTV, from the coding sequence GTGAGCACCGGAACCGAGTCCCGCACCGGCATCGGGAGCGACACCGGCACCACCCCCGGACCCGTCGCCGGTACCGGCAGCGGCCCGGCGGCCCCGCCGGTGCGACGACGGCGGGTCCTGCGGGCCGTGGGCCCGGCCGCGCTGTTCGTCGTCCTCGCGGCGGCGGGCTGGCAGCTCATGGCGGTCGTGGTCGACTCGGTCCTGGTCCCGGGTGTCGGTGACATCGCGGGCGAGCTCGCCGGGATCGTCGTCGACGGCTCGTTCGCCCAGGAGCTCGGCATCACCGTGCTGCGGGTCGCGCTCGGCTTCGCGCTGGCCTTCGTCGTCGCCGTCGCGGCCGGGATCGCCATGGGGCGCAACGAGTTCGTGCAGCGGTTCGGGGAACCCGCCGTGCTGCTGGGGCTGACCATCCCCGGCCTGGTGTGGGCGTTGCTGTGCGTCATCTGGTTCGGCGTCGGGCTGGCCAACCCGGTGATAGCGGTCGCGCTGTCGTCGGCGCCGGCCCTGGCGCTGACGATCTACCAGGGCGTGCGCTCGGTCGACCCGGACCTCCTGGAGATGGCGCACGTCTACCGGTTCTCCCGCACCACCCGGCTGCGCAGGCTCTGGCTGCCCGCGCTGGCGCCGTCGCTGTTCGCCGGGGCCCGCCTCGGCCTGTCCCTGGGCTGGAAGGTGATCGTGCTCGTCGAGGTCTTCGGCATGTCGTCGGGTGTGGGCTACCAGCTCAACAACGCCTTCGCCGAGCAGAACGTCGCCGCCGTCCTGGCCTGGACGCTGCTGTTCGCGGTCATGGCGGTGCTGGAGTACGGCGTCCTGCAGGGGCTCGAACGGCGCGCCGGCCGCTGGCGGAAGGCGGTGACGGTGTGA